AGCTAATGACTTTGTAAGGAGTTTTGGGGAGCGGTGGGGCTTTGTTGTGTGATGCCTTTGCCAGGACAGATCTGAGTGAGAGGAGAGAGGTCATTGCTGCAAGTGCCGGTCCTCACGCAGAGatgttttccagttctctcGGATGCCATACTTCAGAACGGGcttctccagcagcacctgcaggGCCTCGTGCTCCCAAACATCATGGGTGAAGGGGGTCTGCTGAACTCCCCCACCAGCATCACTGGGTAAGTGGAGAGCGAGGGCTTCCCTGTGAGTGCACCTTCACCATCAGTTCTGAAGCAACAAAAGCTGGGCTGCAGTTGGCATGAATGCCCCAAGTAGTTATCCTTGGTTTATTTTGATACTGAAGTTCGGACCCAGAGAAGTTTCTGTGTGGTAGCGAGGTGGATGGTGAAGTGCAGTGCAGGTTATGGCTGCGGATGCAGAATGACGGCTCTGGTGCTGCTGTTGATATCTGAGATGCTTGACAgcactgggagagggaggaaggggtcacagggagaaaaagttGACTGCTCTATGAAGTTGGCTTCCACCCTAACATGATTCTAGGTTGCCTTCTTTTGGGTTTCAGCTGCAGACTCTGTCTCTCCTCCTGGAGCTGGTATCTCTTGCTTATAATACCCGTGCCTCCTGCTGGAGGTGGCCGTGGTGATGTGGGCGCTGTGGGTTCCTCAGTGGGTACAGCTGCTCAGCTATCAGAAGGTGCTTTTAATTTGTGCcagcttttgctgttgtttgcaGCCTACACCTTGTCAAGGTTCGGCTCCCCAAGCTGTCAGTGGTGCTGCTGCCAGGAATCGGGGTCCAGCTGACCATCGCCGCGAAGCTGGAGCTCAGCGGCAACTGGTGAGTGTGGTGTTTCACGGTGGCTCTTAAGGGAAACCCCTACCCACAGGCTTCCTGTTGTGCAATGTTTTGCATCTTTTATGGCTTTCCAGGTGTTTCTTACCTATAATAAAGTCACAGAGCAGAACAGGCACCAAAGGGTGGCTTGTGGCATTTGTAATGAATggcaggaggtggaggtgcAGTTTGTTGCTACTGGCTTTGCTGAGTTTCTCTGGTTAGAGGCTGAGAGGTGAAATCTGCTCAAcctatttacttttttcagcTTGGTTGGCCTTCTTTCAGAACTAATTGATATCTTAGTGGATGTGAACATTACTGCAAACATTAAATGCACGAATTTTGAATCGGGCACGGTCCAGGTCGTCATTGAAGACTGCCTCTGCATTCTTGGTGCCATAAAGATCAAGCTCCTTTCTGGGTAAGTGCCTGTGGATTTGTTTTCCATTGCGTGCAGTCCTCTTCTCTTTATCCAATGATCTAGACAGTCTGCCAGGACACAGACGGTGCTAAGCTGATACAGAGCCAGGCCTCAGAGAAGTAATTTCCTTCCCATTGCCAAAGCCAGTTGCTTCAGTGGAACTGGCAGAAAGTTTGGTGGTCGGAAGATGAGGGTTAATTTGCCGTGTTTGCCCGTGGAAATTTTAAGATCTGAAGCATGAGGTTTGGTACCTCTTCCAATGCACTTTCTTTAGACTTAGCTGCTGAATTGATATCCAAAGGGTAGGAATAATAGGGCAGGGAGTGTTCTAGGAAAACAGCACCATTGCTTGCCCGGGTTTTATACTCTGCCTTTGGCTGCGCTCACAGAAAGATGCTGGGCATACGGACTTTCGGTCTGACCGCTGTGGGTGTGTGTAATTCCGTGCAAATATCCCATCTCTTGCTCAGTCTTATTCAATTCTTGGCAAAAAGAATTTGCTGACTTCATGTATTGATGAATGCAACAGTAAATTGATCATGGGAAATATtgtcttttattgcttttgaattACTCACTTTTCAGGTTCATTGAATTTCTCCTAATTAATTTTTGCATTATGCATTACATTTCACTCAGTGGAGCAGCTGGTTTGAAAGAGACTCTGTAAGTGAATAGAGGAACACGGCTCACTCGCTCCGGGGGTCATATTTTAAGTGTTAGCAGGTTTAAAGTGATGGTGTGCAGGAAGAGAGGTGCCTGTGGGGTAAGGGGGAGTGTGGATGTACGCGATTGACTTCATGGCAGTTCCTCAGATGCATCTATGGGCAGAACTTGGGCATGAATAATGACTTGCATTATGAATTCCTGCTGTCTGTGGCTTGCCAAGTGTGCTGCTGCATGTTCTAACTCAATAGTCCAGAAATATGTTGATTATCAAAAGTAAATGGCTCTGCGCTGCCTGCAGGCATCACACATCCCGGAGTGATCTGTTTAGCAGCAGTGCTGAAATGTTACACAGCAGATTTCTCCTTTTGTTATTCCACATGTAAATTGTTTGTTTCCCATAACTAACATGGAGATATTTCATAACAGCTCCACCTGCCCTTAACTACAGCACTGATTTAAATAACGGAGGGAGACAACTGAACTCGGCTTGCACTGCGAAAGGCTCACTCCTTTCGTGCAACGGTGTCTGCGCACCCCAAGTGCTGAAGCCTTCAATTCTCAGAAATTAGCCCAAATCTTGCCTTGGTGGAGGCAAGCAGCTCCTTGCCCTCCCTGCCTTCTGCGCAGCCCCTGCTCTTGCCAGTGTTAGCTGCAGCAGTGGCCCTGAAGGGATGGCTAAGGACGTAGCAGTGTGTAAAATGAAGGCTGGAAATCCTTTGGTCTCCTATCCTGGAGCTGTGCTTGTAGTGAttggaagttttttttctttcctttccagcttGCTCTCCCTATCAGTAAATGAGATAGTGCTTAACCAGCTGACAGCAACTCTGCCCGGTTTGGTAAGCCTGAAGATTGCCCTCCTTTCATAGCTGGAATGCAGAAATACTGGGGACAACACGTTACGAGGTCACACCAAGCTGTGCCgtctttctgtgttgctttccCACGTCACTGGCGTGCGCTGCTGGGCAGGGATGCCCGTggccagcctggctgctgccgGCATGTTTCTGCCCGCAGGGCGATGCCTGAAATATTGCCCAGATCAAAGCAGTCCCCTTTGGTGTGGTACCACAGCTCCAGGGATGCTCCGCTGCCCCCAAGTCCTTCACGGCATCCCGGCTGCTGCCTAATGCCACGCAGCACTTTTTCCCTGGGGATTCAGTTAAAAAGGAGCGGATCTGATCAGGCTGCGGGGTGACGGCTCCCTGCAAGAGGGGTGGCGAGGGGGCTTGAGCCAGTCgcatttctgctttgtgttgcAGCTCTGTCCTGTAGTCGATATTGTCGTCAACCTTGTGAACATCCAGCTCCTGGGCACTCTCAACGGTGCGTTTCTTGAGGAGGATGAGGTGCTGCTTCCCCGCCTTCCCTGCAGTCCCGTGGTGGGAAGTGCCCTTTCCCACGTCCAGTCCGTAAGCGCATCAGGGAGGAGCTGCACTTCTGCAGGACTGTTATTGAACCTTGAATTCACACCCGAGCAGTCCAAGTGAGCTGCTCGCACCTTGGCCCTCCTTATGTCATTTTTATACGTGACCCTGGGATTTAGCTTATTATCTTTGACGCTCTTTTTGGGCTATGTTCTAAAGGCAAATCCCGCAAAGCTGAATTTGGGGATGTTTTGGCTGTTTTGAGTAGCAGGGACCATCCCACAGAAGTGCGTGCTCGGGACGTGGTTGTGGGTGTGAGGTCTGGCTGGTGGCCTGTGGGGTCCGGGGAGGAGTTTGTGTTGCTGCTTATTTCCTGATGTTGTAATGACCTTTTTTTCTCCGTGAAGCGGTGATCCCAGTCGGTACGGCAGGGACGATTCACTACCAGCTGGCCAGCCTCCCGTTTACCTCTGGCTTGTTCCTTGGGTTGGATTTAGATGTAAGTTAACGCTGGGTGACAGGACCCTGCGAGCGTGGTGCCTTTCAGACTGTTCACCTCATCCCATGGGAGCAGTTGTCTTCTTCCAGTACAAGCACGTGGAGGAGCTGGGCTAATGACCTGGTCTGGAAATGCTAGCTAAATATTTAGATCCTTATCCAAATCACCACTAAGTGACTGTGTGTACTTTTCTTCAAGCCCTCTTTTGCTCAGTTTGCAAACTTATCCGGAGACTGCGTGTCTGCTGTTTGTAACTGTTGGGACAGGcagttttcctcctctccctcgcCCTGCCTGCAGACTGCGTGTTACTGCTTTTTGCCTTCGCTATTCAGTCTCTGTGGTGGGTGAATGCTAAACCAAGCTAATGGATGTATTTTTTAGTTCTGTCTCactggggggaaaagaaaaccagcaaaaaacaaacagcacgTTCAAACAGGAGAGCGTAAATAGAAGAAAGTGGCTAGCGAGAAGCAACTGGGACATAAGCAATAAGGACTGGCAGGGGCTGATAACAAACACTGCAGTCTGTACgatcagtgctgctgctcttgctttaGTGCAGATTCTTCATCGGGATTAGTCTTTGCCCCCACCACCCCCAGATGGTCAGAGCTGGTCCCCTTAGCAAGTAGATGGTATCGGTGCAAGTTTGTTGTAGAGTGGGAGGCTGGCTCGCGCCTGGCTGGGCGCCGGAGGgcgggagggcagggctgggagcgcCGGGCTGCAGCACCGTCACCGCTCGCTTGCTCTTGGAGTGAGATCTCAAGGATGAACTGAAGCCGTGAGCTGTGATTTGGACAAAGTGTGTTATTAGCTAAGGCGGCCTCAGTTACACACTCTGGCCTTTGTCAGCTCCTTTCATCTGTTAAATGTAGAGGGAATTGCTCCGAATCCAATGCTTTCCCTAAGCTGCTGGCAAGAGGTGGGCTGTTTCAGCTGGCACAGACCCCGCACTCTCCGTCTCGAGGATCTGGGCATGCCTCGCAGGTTTGAAGGATCGGTTTAACGTCCGTGCCACCTCTCTTTGCAGGGTGCGGTGAAGCAGGTGGGAGGCAGCATCATCCCCCACGACTCATCTCCCTCTGCTTTGCCTCCGCTGCTGGACAAGCTTCTGGTCTTGGGACTGCGCCAGAGCTTTCTCAATGCAGTCTTGTCCCTCCTGGTCCAGATACCGCCCCAGACCTTCACCTGCACGCCAGAAGTCGTGAGTGTAGCAGCGCCTGTATTTCATGCCAGGGGAGGTGGCAAGGGGCACCACCAGCATCTGCTGACCTCCGCTCGGCTCGGGGAGCGGGGCTGTGCGTGGCATCCACGGCACGCACAGCCTCTGCTG
The genomic region above belongs to Gymnogyps californianus isolate 813 chromosome 17, ASM1813914v2, whole genome shotgun sequence and contains:
- the LOC127023402 gene encoding BPI fold-containing family B member 4-like, with amino-acid sequence MTMMKLFGIVFFCGLLSPSQEVLSGLSCAVSPGAMQNVLSDAILQNGLLQQHLQGLVLPNIMGEGGLLNSPTSITGLHLVKVRLPKLSVVLLPGIGVQLTIAAKLELSGNCLVGLLSELIDILVDVNITANIKCTNFESGTVQVVIEDCLCILGAIKIKLLSGLLSLSVNEIVLNQLTATLPGLLCPVVDIVVNLVNIQLLGTLNAVIPVGTAGTIHYQLASLPFTSGLFLGLDLDGAVKQVGGSIIPHDSSPSALPPLLDKLLVLGLRQSFLNAVLSLLVQIPPQTFTCTPEVFSGASHLREAITALIPAGCSTCHGTSPLSIRLTLSGNPLILLEENKATVELSVMIQVFIKHLDGPILNLLLLKADLGLNARVSIAGGRLVLGLSLGSTSLSLESSDVGISNISNLKPHCSSLLVETLLPLINGALGIGIPLPNVLGIPLIKVDIQILAGLLVILV